From Parasphaerochaeta coccoides DSM 17374, a single genomic window includes:
- a CDS encoding PspC domain-containing protein — protein sequence MRYYRNSRYGHEGRKLYRSRYGLILGVCQGIATWAELPVWVVRVGVIILAASTAFFPVAFCYLLAALLMEPEPVRGNY from the coding sequence ATGAGATATTACAGGAACAGCCGGTATGGTCATGAAGGACGGAAGCTGTATCGGTCCCGCTACGGGCTTATTCTGGGAGTCTGCCAAGGAATAGCTACATGGGCGGAGCTTCCCGTCTGGGTTGTCAGGGTCGGCGTCATCATTCTGGCGGCAAGCACTGCTTTCTTTCCTGTGGCCTTCTGCTACCTGCTGGCAGCATTGCTGATGGAACCGGAGCCTGTTCGCGGAAATTATTGA
- a CDS encoding PspA/IM30 family protein: MKTFSRLKNIITSHVNSALDKIEDPEKMIALMINELEDKKVELQTAIVATTAQATDIRREAKVIDETIERWETRARLAVDKGRDDLAREALTEKKRQMERSSVVRQEIAQLESIIASQKEQLEKMTSKLQEIRDKKRSFVTRTDRAKQKKEVARVLAETDGTSIIERFNAMEQKIERMEADAEVTSWESSARTPDASFAQMEADDEVEKELARLKAAITPAPAPKKGADKSPQPEDVKE; encoded by the coding sequence ATGAAGACTTTTTCACGGTTGAAGAACATCATCACATCACACGTCAATTCCGCCCTGGACAAGATTGAGGATCCGGAAAAGATGATTGCTCTCATGATTAACGAGCTTGAGGACAAGAAAGTCGAGTTGCAGACCGCCATCGTCGCAACGACCGCCCAGGCCACCGACATCCGTCGGGAAGCTAAAGTCATTGACGAGACCATCGAGCGTTGGGAAACCCGCGCGCGTCTGGCCGTAGACAAAGGACGTGACGACCTGGCTCGTGAAGCCCTCACTGAAAAAAAGCGTCAGATGGAACGCAGTTCAGTAGTGCGGCAGGAGATTGCGCAACTTGAGTCAATCATTGCTTCCCAGAAGGAACAGCTTGAGAAAATGACGTCCAAGCTCCAGGAAATCAGGGACAAGAAACGTTCATTCGTGACACGCACCGACCGCGCCAAGCAGAAAAAAGAGGTCGCCCGCGTCCTTGCGGAGACAGACGGAACCAGCATCATAGAGCGTTTCAATGCAATGGAACAGAAAATCGAACGGATGGAAGCCGATGCCGAAGTGACCAGCTGGGAGTCCTCGGCACGGACACCAGATGCTTCCTTTGCCCAGATGGAAGCAGATGATGAAGTGGAGAAGGAATTGGCACGCCTGAAAGCTGCCATTACCCCTGCCCCCGCACCAAAGAAAGGCGCGGACAAGAGCCCGCAGCCTGAAGATGTCAAGGAGTGA
- the rsmI gene encoding 16S rRNA (cytidine(1402)-2'-O)-methyltransferase, which produces MNTLFIVATPIGNLDDITLRALDVLRTVDVIACEDTRHTGNLLNKFSISKRLISTHARNEEESAKGIISLLGEGKDIAYVSDAGTPGISDPGSRLVRAVRDAGFPVVPIPGVSALATLVSASGLVGRSFSFDGFPSTRSGRRAARLEELVSRGEPFILYESPFRIVKLLDELAALAPQAEIVLGREMTKIHEEFLHGTASGLAGILRARPSIKGEFAVIVRPVQEEDAHDDDSQT; this is translated from the coding sequence ATGAACACGCTGTTTATTGTAGCGACACCCATCGGGAACTTGGACGACATCACTCTCAGGGCGCTTGATGTCCTGCGCACTGTCGATGTCATCGCGTGCGAGGATACCCGCCATACCGGGAACCTGCTGAACAAGTTCTCCATTTCCAAGCGTCTGATATCCACGCATGCCCGCAATGAGGAAGAATCCGCCAAGGGCATCATATCTTTGCTTGGGGAAGGCAAGGACATTGCCTATGTGAGTGATGCCGGGACTCCGGGTATCAGTGACCCCGGTTCCCGGTTGGTGCGGGCAGTGAGGGATGCTGGTTTCCCTGTTGTGCCGATACCCGGCGTTTCCGCTCTTGCTACCTTGGTTTCGGCGTCAGGACTGGTAGGCCGTTCATTCTCCTTTGATGGGTTTCCCAGTACCCGGAGCGGACGTCGCGCGGCACGTCTTGAGGAGCTTGTCTCACGGGGGGAGCCTTTCATCCTGTATGAGTCGCCTTTCCGCATTGTCAAGCTGCTCGATGAACTGGCAGCCCTCGCACCGCAGGCGGAAATTGTCCTTGGCCGTGAAATGACCAAAATCCATGAGGAATTTCTTCATGGCACAGCTTCCGGCCTGGCTGGAATCCTTCGCGCAAGGCCATCCATCAAAGGAGAGTTTGCCGTGATTGTCCGACCTGTGCAGGAGGAAGACGCGCATGATGACGATTCGCAAACTTGA
- a CDS encoding TrmH family RNA methyltransferase, whose translation MMTIRKLETLGARTRLNKCALIFHDIARSVHGGSDIDDMSYIQSIFNLVLSSHLVSDTSRERLGLLSVRSRHQKGKDLATTLLDASHLLLTTLGAEPSEWDFISVDGGLDTGRREIRPFTVILDRIRSPYNIGALFRTADSFGVKEIILIEGCASPLHTRAKRTARGCTETVDWSMMDEESVIDLIHRRKVPVFALETGGVNIAGFPFPPEGIMVVGNEEFGVSPALLRACQESAGRLSLLQAGTKASLNVSVAFGIVMHAWFTA comes from the coding sequence ATGATGACGATTCGCAAACTTGAGACTTTGGGGGCGCGGACACGGCTGAACAAATGTGCTTTGATTTTCCATGACATCGCCCGTTCCGTCCACGGAGGTTCGGACATTGATGACATGTCCTATATCCAGTCGATTTTCAACCTGGTTTTGTCCTCTCATCTTGTTTCCGACACATCCAGGGAACGGCTTGGTCTTCTCTCCGTGCGTTCGCGCCATCAGAAGGGGAAGGATTTGGCGACCACGCTGCTCGATGCCTCCCATCTCCTGCTGACGACTCTTGGCGCGGAGCCTTCGGAATGGGATTTCATCTCTGTGGACGGAGGATTGGATACCGGTCGCAGGGAGATACGTCCCTTCACGGTCATTCTGGACAGGATTCGCTCTCCTTATAACATAGGAGCTCTGTTCCGTACCGCCGACTCTTTCGGCGTGAAGGAAATCATTCTGATTGAGGGCTGCGCAAGTCCCCTGCATACCCGCGCCAAACGTACCGCACGGGGGTGTACCGAGACTGTAGATTGGAGCATGATGGATGAGGAATCCGTCATCGATCTGATACACAGACGCAAGGTTCCGGTGTTTGCCCTTGAGACGGGAGGGGTCAATATAGCAGGGTTCCCTTTTCCTCCGGAAGGCATCATGGTGGTCGGCAATGAAGAATTTGGTGTCAGTCCCGCCCTATTGCGTGCTTGCCAGGAGTCTGCGGGAAGATTGTCACTGCTCCAGGCAGGAACCAAGGCGTCACTGAATGTATCCGTGGCCTTCGGTATTGTGATGCATGCATGGTTCACAGCTTGA
- a CDS encoding Lon protease family protein — MTGFVPPPIVCAMGVIPVNIKELSFQEAAFSYPPSIARTPLPAVDSLLVGQPRASRALAMGMAVEADGYNIFVSGEPGSGRHTAVRMIAQQLSHDTRHLKDIVYVHCFDVPDSPSVVLFSPGTGEKFLAEMKNLAAFLRAAERNGEAETEDSTASFLKETDKLIDSAVGKYPETRLFLERVRQTIHMNPKIFVLPTDDDKEERETICSQCLPNLVVNRAGQDKRPFVEEPHPSYANVFGAVSPADGKTQLPHQSVKAGSLLQASGGFWVATADDILSEPNLWEALKRFLAMTTFSMKDGNAYGLPVGSLIRPEPVPLPVKIILIGSEETYDKLCESDASFLKLFKISAQFDYSMPATEENITGTIAFLRRHVEEKKLLPPDDAAIAETLRFSAWHVEHRGELTTQLSFLGDLLQEADYWARFSGEKEITAPAVITASNERDYISSVMENRITQEIISGEMVIALTGSKIGVVNGLAVMDRGLASFGTPAVITATVAPGNEGIVNIEHEAGLSGEIHDKGLLILEGYLRKRYARTFPLSLYAGICFEQSYAEVDGDSASSSELFALLSAIGEIPLRQDIAVTGSVNQMGEIQPVGGINEKIGGFFSVCQKMGLTGHQGVIIPRQNISALVLPYAVLDAIAQHTFHLYPIETIDEGMEILTNRIAGEQNAKGTFPVNSANKAIEDRLRKLYELSKTGT; from the coding sequence TTGACAGGCTTTGTTCCACCACCTATAGTCTGTGCCATGGGTGTAATTCCTGTGAACATCAAAGAGCTGTCCTTCCAAGAGGCGGCATTCTCCTATCCCCCTTCCATAGCCCGGACTCCTCTCCCCGCTGTGGACAGCCTTCTTGTCGGACAGCCAAGAGCGTCGCGTGCCCTTGCCATGGGCATGGCGGTTGAAGCGGATGGCTACAATATCTTTGTCAGCGGGGAGCCGGGTTCAGGCCGCCATACCGCGGTGAGGATGATTGCACAACAGCTTTCCCATGACACCCGCCATCTCAAGGACATTGTGTATGTACATTGCTTCGATGTCCCGGACTCTCCTTCCGTAGTACTATTCTCTCCCGGTACAGGGGAAAAATTCCTGGCGGAAATGAAAAACCTTGCCGCTTTCCTTCGTGCGGCGGAAAGGAACGGTGAGGCGGAGACAGAAGATTCCACCGCGTCATTCCTGAAAGAAACGGACAAGCTCATAGACAGTGCGGTCGGAAAATACCCCGAAACCCGGCTCTTTCTGGAACGGGTTCGCCAGACCATCCATATGAATCCGAAAATATTCGTCTTACCTACCGATGATGACAAGGAAGAAAGGGAAACCATCTGCTCCCAATGCCTGCCGAACCTGGTGGTAAACCGTGCTGGTCAGGATAAACGCCCCTTCGTTGAGGAACCGCATCCATCCTATGCCAATGTATTCGGAGCTGTTTCACCTGCTGATGGCAAAACGCAGCTCCCCCACCAGTCGGTCAAAGCCGGAAGTCTGCTCCAGGCGTCCGGAGGCTTCTGGGTGGCAACCGCCGATGATATCCTGAGTGAACCGAATCTTTGGGAAGCACTCAAGCGTTTTCTTGCCATGACGACTTTCTCCATGAAGGACGGCAATGCCTACGGACTTCCCGTCGGCTCGCTCATCAGGCCGGAACCCGTCCCCCTTCCGGTAAAAATCATCCTGATAGGCAGTGAAGAAACCTATGACAAGCTCTGCGAATCAGATGCCTCTTTCCTCAAGTTGTTCAAGATATCCGCTCAGTTCGACTATTCCATGCCGGCCACCGAGGAAAACATCACAGGAACCATCGCTTTCCTGCGTCGGCACGTGGAAGAAAAGAAACTTCTGCCGCCGGATGACGCCGCGATAGCGGAAACTCTCCGGTTCAGCGCATGGCATGTAGAACATCGTGGCGAACTGACGACTCAGCTCTCCTTCCTGGGAGACCTCCTTCAGGAGGCGGATTACTGGGCGCGTTTCTCCGGAGAGAAGGAAATCACGGCTCCCGCCGTCATCACCGCCTCAAATGAGAGAGATTATATCTCAAGCGTGATGGAGAACCGCATCACCCAGGAAATCATCTCCGGCGAAATGGTCATAGCCCTCACGGGCTCCAAGATTGGCGTAGTGAACGGACTGGCCGTGATGGATCGTGGCCTGGCGTCCTTTGGAACCCCTGCCGTGATTACCGCCACCGTGGCTCCCGGAAACGAGGGCATCGTGAACATTGAACACGAAGCGGGGCTGAGCGGGGAAATCCACGACAAGGGGCTGCTTATATTGGAGGGGTATCTCCGCAAACGCTATGCCCGCACCTTTCCCCTTTCCCTCTACGCCGGTATCTGCTTTGAGCAGTCTTACGCGGAAGTCGATGGAGACAGTGCCTCATCATCAGAGTTGTTCGCCCTGCTCTCCGCCATCGGGGAGATTCCCCTGAGACAGGACATTGCCGTGACCGGCTCGGTCAACCAGATGGGTGAAATACAGCCGGTGGGCGGCATCAACGAAAAAATCGGCGGCTTTTTCTCCGTATGTCAGAAGATGGGACTAACAGGACACCAAGGGGTCATCATCCCCCGTCAAAACATCTCTGCCCTGGTTCTTCCGTATGCGGTGCTTGACGCCATAGCGCAGCACACGTTCCATCTCTACCCCATCGAAACCATTGATGAGGGCATGGAAATCCTGACAAACAGAATAGCCGGAGAGCAAAACGCCAAGGGAACATTCCCGGTCAATTCCGCCAACAAAGCCATAGAAGACAGGCTGCGCAAGCTTTACGAGCTTTCCAAGACTGGAACTTGA
- a CDS encoding Nif3-like dinuclear metal center hexameric protein, whose amino-acid sequence MVKVLDAELDIASFAAVDIALNGLQVGSHEKEVKKVALAVDASLATFKAAASWGADAIMVHHGLFWGQPLALTGAHHDRVKFLMDNDIALYAAHLPLDAHPTLGNNACIARKLGIDRPVPFGLYKGVRIGFKGILATPVEADEIAARLGYDESTGLKILTFGPRKIRSIGIVSGGAADDVHDALADGLDAFLTGEALHQVYHDCMENGITMICGGHYATETLGVQAVGHFLAEGYGVDASFIAIPTGL is encoded by the coding sequence ATGGTGAAAGTACTCGATGCAGAGCTTGATATCGCTTCCTTTGCGGCTGTGGACATAGCCCTGAACGGATTGCAGGTCGGCTCCCATGAGAAGGAAGTGAAAAAGGTCGCCTTGGCCGTGGATGCTTCGCTGGCTACTTTCAAAGCCGCTGCATCTTGGGGCGCGGATGCCATCATGGTGCATCATGGCTTGTTTTGGGGACAGCCGCTGGCCCTGACCGGGGCTCATCATGACAGGGTGAAGTTCCTTATGGACAACGACATTGCCCTGTATGCCGCGCATCTTCCTTTGGACGCTCATCCGACGCTGGGAAACAATGCCTGCATTGCCCGGAAGTTGGGAATAGACCGGCCTGTGCCGTTCGGCCTCTACAAAGGCGTGCGCATTGGCTTCAAGGGGATTCTGGCAACTCCTGTGGAAGCGGATGAAATAGCCGCCCGACTGGGATATGATGAAAGCACCGGATTGAAGATACTTACTTTCGGGCCACGGAAAATACGGTCGATTGGAATTGTCAGCGGTGGCGCGGCGGATGATGTGCATGATGCCTTGGCTGATGGATTGGATGCCTTTCTCACCGGAGAAGCGCTTCATCAGGTATACCACGATTGCATGGAAAATGGCATTACCATGATTTGCGGGGGGCATTATGCTACGGAGACCTTGGGCGTACAGGCTGTCGGTCATTTTCTTGCCGAAGGCTATGGTGTGGATGCGAGCTTCATTGCCATCC